Genomic DNA from Setaria italica strain Yugu1 chromosome V, Setaria_italica_v2.0, whole genome shotgun sequence:
CAATAGACGAATAGGTGTTGAAGTAATCACCAGACCCTattgcggacctgataaaggggtctcctcgaCAGAATTTGAGTAGAGATCGAAATCACGGTCCTCAAGCGCCTCCAAGTTCGGTTGCAATTTGGACAGGGTTGCTTGATGGATAGAAATCGCGTtacggagtccgaacgggaattggCTCCGAGTTTGATTTGATTCGCATGATGGTTGGATTGCCTACTCGTGGGGACCAATTCGAGTGGATGTAGAGCTCGAGTTGTACTCAGACTCGCTTCTTAGATcaaaaaatttgttgaatttcTCGACAAAATCCTCCGTGGCTTGATGATCTAGGTTGATGTCGTGGAGCTTCTTCTCTGAAGCCTCCACGATGtagcggtggaagtttccaacgCCATTTGCGACgtaaacccaggagccgaagatgaacgtcgcaCCTGCTTTGAACGCGActgtgggcttgatgatgacttgagccatcgaactcGCAAGGGGAATTTTGGTGACTTCCCGTACTtggcgcgctagctgtcggtgtttaaacccggcaacctaccaagggagtacccaagttagagttttggttggtgggtgtcgtcgaaatTAGGAAcccgatggtgtacgtaggcacgcgatttagataggttcggatcgctagatcgcgtaatactcTACATCTTGTGTGTAGCTTACTcttattggattgaacttgtccAAGGGGATCCCTACCCGCCCTCATCTATCGGGGGAGTAGAGTTATAGGATGGTTTTTTTACAAGAGTAATAGTCGGATTCTACCAGAGAATTCTATTCCAACTAGGAAGAGTAGCTTCCTTGTCCTCGACTAGTCCCTTGGACTCCATGTAaactacgccgtcctgcgccgTAGCTTCcatgtctcggtgtacagctCCATATGTGGATCtgtccaaactttctggtgggctcatagatgtatgtacgacaccgCGCTGGCAACGCGGCCGGCCCTGCTGCTGCCGTAGCCGTCGCGGCCCGTCGCTCCGCGCTGCCCTGACCCGCGCGCAGGCTCGTTGGCCGCCACTACTAGTCGCCGAAGCTAGAGAGAAGGCGCGGCCAGtggcaaaaagaaaattaagaattttttttaaaaaaatattgaaacaattaaaaaatattagatcaatttttttaaaaaaatgttggttgaattttttctaaataaatgtTAATCTCAACTTTTATCGAAATGTTGGTTGAACAAACATTTTTATCCAGTGGCCATCATCGAATAGGAGGATCCaggaggaagatgggcctcgctGCGCTGGAAGTTTCAACTCTATCTAGAGCCCCCGGCAGCGGGCGCAACGGAAAAATATCCCCCGAGCTGGAGAAGCCGCGGAGACccgcgccccgccggcttgCCCGTCGCCTAGTTGTCCATGGCGGCCGCGATGGGCGCCGTGATCCGGCGGatgcacgcggcggcggcggcggcgcatcccCCGCGCCTGACGAAGCTCGCGCTGCACCCGCCCAAATCCGTGAGTCTCCTCCACCTTAGATCCTATCTACCTTAGCCGATTCCTGCGAGTTTGAACTGCTCGCGTGGTGATTGCTGGTTAGTGTTCTGTTTGGTTTTGGTGTGATCTAGAGTAGTACTGTCTACTGTCCCCTCGGCTGAAAGGAGGCCAAATTCACGACAGCGCTCGGCGGCTCGGGGCCGCCGTGTTGTGCTGTCCGACTTCACCTGATTGTTTGTCACAGCTGCTCAAATGTTATGTGCAGATTTGTTCTTCGGTTGCCATGCGTACAAGCAAAAGGAAATGTTCCTTATTGTCCGCCCGTGAGTGCTAGATAGCGAAATATTAGTAAGGACTAAGGTGCTATTCTGGACATGTGACCAAGCTGTGCCGTGTGATAAGATAGCGAAAATAAACCCCCATTTGTGCTGAAATTTTGTGCTAAGCTATGCCGTGTGGTCAAGGCAGAGCCCCCAATCAATGTCAGGGAAACAGATCCCTAGTGTCGTTGTTGAGGTTCTGGTCTTAATTCCTTGTCTTAGGATGTTTCCAAATTTGACCTTATCACATCCTTGTTTTAGGACCACATGCATCTTATCTCGAAGAAATGGGCATGTACGCCTTCTTAGTTGACACTTACTCTAGCTAGCAACTGCTGCCCAATTGATGGATTGATCATCAGTATCGTAGCATTACATGAGATTATTTGCTGATGAATGTATATATATCTTGACTGTCTACACTTAACCATCTCCGCCACAAATTTCATGGGTATGTGTCATTTTCTGAACATGATAACCATCCCATGAACAGTACTCTTGTTGATAAGTTTGCATATTTGTCTTAAAATCAAAAGGGTCCTTTTTTATGAATGACTACTCTTGCGAGCTTGCTGTGAATTTTACTCTGCCATTGGTGGAATGGTGCATACTTTGGGGTATGGTTTGTGCATATATTCGGGATTGAACTAATTTCTGCTTCATTCCAGGTGGAGGTTGAATTTGCAGATGGTAGCTCATTTCATCTGTCAGCAGAGTTTCTCAGAGTATACAGCCCTGCAGCTGATAGCAAAATCAGATCAGTGGGCGGTGAAAAGGTAATTTCTAGTATACTTTTATCTGTCACAGTTGGTCTTTTTGAGCTTTTTGGTTAGTCCAAACAACAGTTCATGCTATTTACGAATTACCCATAGCCAGTGCtatatgaaaagaaatttcTCTTGTAGCTTTTAGAAGCATAATTTTTCTGTGAATGGATCTGCAAATTTGCATGCAGATCATTTCAGATGAAATCTTCAATGATGTCTTTAGGAGATTACTTGATCTTTTGTGTCAGGTCTGTGCTTTCCCGAGAATTATGTTTTTACAGTGGAAATCATGTCTGATCAGGTTATATTTGGGCGACGGCACGTTGGAATCATGTCAGCTGAATCAGTAGGGAACTACGGAGTCCGGTGAGGGTCATATTATCTCATGGCATGTTTTTCTCATGTCATATTGCAGAAGTCAGTTGTGACATCTTTGTCAATTAAAAACAAAGAGTTTTGTTTCTATCTGCAAATCTCATTCATGACTGGATGTTGTTTGCATGTAGGATACTCTTTGATGATTTGCACAAGACGGGGATCTTCACATGGGATTACTTGCACCATCTGGGTTCTAATAAGTTCAGTCTGATGCGAAGTTACATCAGAACTTTGAGAAAGCATGGACTCAGCCGGGATCCCCGGAGAAGGAAATGAAGGAAACGATAGTCTCTAGACCACCTCACCTTGTGCTGCACGGATTGCTCTGTCAGGCTTCGCCTGCCATGTATCTGAAGAGCTGCTCGATTTAGTGTTAGTTGTAAACCACAAGGAGATGATTAACTACTGAGTGACAGTAATGCACTAAGGATGGAAAGAAGTTTGATGGAGTTGATTGACTTGTTGGAATTGGACAAACACTTCCAGTTTTCATAACGTGTGCAGTTTTTCTGTCCTCTCCCACTAGTAGAGatttgggctttagtcccggttggtagggtgcaaatatcccgaaaatccatccaggataaatggggtcacccacggccggcgctgcaaaaaaaaaaaaattcccgagctcccaggaggcgatttttcacgcgaactatgcgcgtgcgcggttcgtgggattcgaacccacaacctccagcctcgcgcgtagcttccttgccaatccacctacacaccacatctaactatgtaggggatgctatccttttgtattaactcgtgggggacccttttatcccggatggattttcgggatatttgcaccctaccaaccgggactaaagcccaaatCTCTACTAGTGGGAGAGGACAGAAAAACTGCACACGTTATGAAAACTGGAAGTGTTTGTCCAATTCCAACAAGTCAATCAACTCCATCAAACTTCTTTNNNNNNNNNNNNNNNNNNNNNNNNNNNNNNNNNNNNNNNNNNNNNNNNNNNNNNNNNNNNNNNNNNNNNNNNNNNNNNNNNNNNNNNNNNNNNNNNNNNNNNNNNNNNNNNNNNNNNNNNNNNNNNNNNNNNNNNNNNNNNNNNNNNNNNNNNNNNNNNNNNNNNNNNNNNNNNNNNNNNNNNNNNNNNNNNNNNNNNNNNNNNNNNNNNNNNNNNNNNNNNNNNNNNNNNNNNNNNNNNNNNNNNNNNNNNNNNNNNNNNNNNNNNNNNNNNNNNNNNNNNNNNNNNNNNNNNNNNNNNNNNNNNNNNNNNNNNNNNNNNNNNNNNNNNNNNNNNNNNNNNNNNNNNNNNNNNNNNNNNNNNNNNNNNNNNNNNNNNNNNNNNNNNNNNNNNNNNNNNNNNNNNNNNNNNNNNNNNNNNNNNNNNNNNNNNNNNNNNNNNNNNNNNNNNNNNNNNNNNNNNNNNNNNNNNNNNNNNNNNNNNNNNNNNNNNNNNNNNNNNNNNNNNNNNNNNNNNNNNNNNNNNNNNNNNNNNNNNNNNNNNNNNNNNNNNNNNNNNNNNNNNNNNNNNNNNNNNNNNNNNNNNNNNNNNNNNNNNNNNNNNNNNNNNNNNNNNNNNNNNNNNNNNNNNNNNNNNNNNNNNNNNNNNNNNNNNNNNNNNNNNNNNNNNNNNNNNNNNNNNNNNNNNNNNNNNNNNNNNNNNNNNNNNNNNNNNNNNNNNNNNNNNNNNNNNNNNNNNNNNNNNNNNNNNNNNNNNNNNNNNNNNNNNNNNNNNNNNNNNNNNNNNNNNNNNNNNNNNNNNNNNNNNNNNNNNNNNNNNNNNNNNNNNNNNNNNNNNNNNNNNNNNNNNNNNNNNNNNNNNNNNNNNNNNNNNNNNNNNNNNNNNNNNNNNNNNNNNNNNNNNNNNNNNNNNNNNNNNNNNNNNNNNNNNNNNNNNNNNNNNNNNNNNNNNNNNNNNNNNNNNNNNNNNNNNNNNNNNNNNNNNNNNNNNNNNNNNNNNNNNNNNNNNNNNNNNNNNNNNNNNNNNNNNNNNNNNNNNNNNNNNNNNNNNNNNNNNNNNNNNNNNNNNNNNNNNNNNNNNNNNNNNNNNNNNNNNNNNNNNNNNNNNNNNNNNNNNNNNNNNNNNNNNNNNNNNNNNNNNNNNNNNNNNNNNNNNNNNNNNNNNNNNNNNNNNNNNNNNNNNNNNNNNNNNNNNNNNNNNNNNNNNNNNNNNNNNNNNNNNNNNNNNNNNNNNNNNNNNNNNNNNNNNNNNNNNNNNNNNNNNNNNNNNNNNNNNNNNNNNNNNNNNNNNNNNNNNNNNNNNNNNNNNNNNNNNNNNNNNNNNNNNNNNNNNNNNNNNNNNNNNNNNNNNNNNNNNNNNNNNNNNNNNNNNNNNNNNNNNNNNNNNNNNNNNNNNNNNNNNNNNNNNNNNNNNNNNNNNNNNNNNNNNNNNNNNNNNNNNNNNNNNNNNNNNNNNNNNNNNNNNNNNNNNNNNNNNNNNNNNNNNNNNNNNNNNNNNNNNNNNNNNNNNNNNNNNNNNNNNNNNNNNNNNNNNNNNNNNNNNNNNNNNNNNNNNNNNNNNNNNNNNNNNNNNNNNNNNNNNNNNNNNNNNNNNNNNNNNNNNNNNNNNNNNNNNNNNNNNNNNNNNNNNNNNNNNNNNNNNNNNNNNNNNNNNNNNNNNNNNNNNNNNNNNNNNNNNNNNNNNNNNNNNNNNNNNNNNNNNNNNNNNNNNNNNNNNNNNNNNNNNNNNNNNNNNNNNNNNNNNNNNNNNNNNNNNNNNNNNNNNNNNNNNNNNNNNNNNNNNNNNNNNNNNNNNNNNNNNNNNNNNNNNNNNNNNNNNNNNNNNNNNNNNNNNNNNNNNNNNNNNNNNNNNNNNNNNNNNNNNNNNNNNNNNNNNNNNNNNNNNNNNNNNNNNNNNNNNNNNNNNNNNNNNNNNNNNNNNNNNNNNNNNNNNNNNNNNNNNNNNNNNNNNNNNNNNNNNNNNNNNNNNNNNNNNNNNNNNNNNNNNNNNNNNNNNNNNNNNNNNNNNNNNNNNNNNNNNNNNNNNNNNNNNNNNNNNNNNNNNNNNNNNNNNNNNNNNNNNNNNNNNNNNNNNNNNNNNNNNNNNNNNNNNNNNNNNNNNNNNNNNNNNNNNNNNNNNNNNNNNNNNNNNNNNNNNNNNNNNNNNNNNNNNNNNNNNNNNNNNNNNNNNNNNNNNNNNNNNNNNNNNNNNNNNNNNNNNNNNNNNNNNNNNNNNNNNNNNNNNNNNNNNNNNNNNNNNNNNNNNNNNNNNNNNNNNNNNNNNNNNNNNNNNNNNNNNNNNNNNNNNNNNNNNNNNNNNNNNNNNNNNNNNNNNNNNNNNNNNNNNNNNNNNNNNNNNNNNNNNNNNNNNNNNNNNNNNNNNNNNNNNNNNNNNNNNNNNNNNNNNNNNNNNNNNNNNNNNNNNNNNNNNNNNNNNNNNNNNNNNNNNNNNNNNNNNNNNNNNNNNNNNAATACTGTTTGCTTTGTTTAGATGAGCTATACAACAATTTTGCTGGATAGTAAAGATTTCTGCGATCTCACATTTGATTGATGTTCATTTTGTGCAGCCCATTCCACAAGGGCAACTCGGCAAGGTCCTGACACGGCAACACGAGGTTTCATGACggagagaggaaaggatggTGGCAGGAGGGTTAGAGATGAAAGTGTAATGGCCGGCGACTGATACTTGACAGGCAAGCATATCCTGAATAGTGTGTGTATATTGTTTCAGGGCAATAATCTATTTCTTAAATTCAAATCTCTAACGTAGAAGGCCAGAAATCATAAAACAACAATAAGCAGCGCTTGCACTTCATTGTTAACGATCTGGTGTAATCTAAACTTGTGGGGTTTTCAGACATGCTAAAGTAGAGGCGTCTAAGGGCCTTCGGCGACCTGTTCAGCACTAGTCTTTGCAGTAACAGCAGTAGAAGGCTAGCACTAGCAGCACTTTCACCGTGTCGTATCATTGTTGCAGAAGAAGCAAGTGGGCTATCAGTTTCACCAGGCACCAGCAAACCTTCAGTTGAGGTGTGGCCAATGTTGTCAAAATCGTAGATTCTAAATCGAATGAGAGGTCTTTATGTAAGAGCGCAATCATAAGATCTTAAATATTCTTTCAGAGCTTAACTATAAAAATCGTAGAAACACAGACTCTATTGACTAGAACAATATAACCAGGCCATAAAGACGTAAAATCTACGACAAAATCACGATTTTAATTTGACGACCATGGATGTACCGATCAAAAGGCTACATATCGTTACATCCAGTAACTGAGACAGtggtaatgtggtatttttcTAAGGGAAAAAACTCGTCACACGTATGCTATTAAACAGCTGCTCGTGCTGCACTTCCTTTCACATGCGCCGTAAAGCGACTCGCGTCTGGCTAACAGGTGATTGCAGCCATAAGGATGAAGATAGCTAGGCAAGCCCCTAGTGGTAAGATCAGCAGGCCTTCGATCCACGTCTCTGTTGTGAAAACGTATTGTACATAGAGGAACGAGA
This window encodes:
- the LOC101753699 gene encoding uncharacterized protein LOC101753699, with product MAAAMGAVIRRMHAAAAAAHPPRLTKLALHPPKSVEVEFADGSSFHLSAEFLRVYSPAADSKIRSVGGEKVIFGRRHVGIMSAESVGNYGVRILFDDLHKTGIFTWDYLHHLGSNKFSLMRSYIRTLRKHGLSRDPRRRK